From a single Gracilimonas sp. genomic region:
- the cdaA gene encoding diadenylate cyclase CdaA: MFPIGFLEFGLKDFAETLIIALVLVYLYRWVKGTFAIQAALGILFVVIINVVIGLLGFTTINSILSQILDVGIIALIILFQPEIRKLLYRLGTNTSLDRFFSTSNSDRTIDEIIDAVKEMSKNKTGALIVFARTSSLQDLVDAGVNIDSEIRSELLTTIFQKETPLHDGAVVIRGNRIVAASCYLPISQNPNISSSFGTRHRAAVGISESNNVFVIVVSEETGRISIARNGALTSGLTIQKLRAEMEETFGSQKFDEDVAFSSAQADMKLS; encoded by the coding sequence TTGTTTCCCATTGGTTTCCTTGAATTCGGCTTAAAAGATTTTGCCGAGACGCTCATTATTGCGCTCGTGCTGGTATATCTGTACCGGTGGGTCAAGGGTACGTTTGCCATTCAAGCGGCCCTGGGAATTTTGTTTGTGGTGATTATTAATGTTGTGATTGGGCTTTTGGGCTTTACCACCATCAATTCCATTCTGAGCCAGATTCTGGACGTCGGTATTATCGCGCTCATCATTCTCTTTCAGCCTGAAATCCGGAAACTGCTGTACCGGCTGGGGACCAATACAAGTCTGGATCGCTTTTTCTCTACGTCCAATTCCGATCGTACCATCGATGAAATTATCGACGCCGTCAAGGAAATGTCGAAAAATAAAACCGGGGCACTTATTGTATTTGCCCGGACTTCTTCGCTGCAGGATTTAGTAGATGCCGGTGTAAATATTGACTCTGAAATCCGAAGTGAACTCCTCACAACCATATTCCAAAAGGAAACCCCGCTTCATGACGGGGCTGTTGTCATAAGGGGGAACCGGATTGTGGCAGCAAGTTGTTATCTGCCCATTTCACAAAACCCGAACATCTCTTCTTCATTCGGGACACGGCACCGCGCTGCAGTAGGAATCAGTGAGTCGAATAATGTGTTCGTAATTGTGGTATCGGAAGAAACCGGACGAATTTCCATCGCCCGAAACGGGGCTCTTACCAGTGGACTTACCATTCAGAAATTGCGAGCTGAAATGGAAGAAACCTTCGGCAGCCAGAAGTTTGATGAAGACGTTGCCTTCAGTTCTGCCCAGGCCGACATGAAGCTTAGTTGA
- the folP gene encoding dihydropteroate synthase, whose product MPDDTSILSASSSPKIMGIINATPDSFSDGGKYLNHSRAMDRIHLMLKNGAQIIDVGGESTRPGADPVSESEEIDRVIPLLEKAIPVFSDAIFSIDTTKYEVAKKALQAGAKIVNDVSGLQKDPRLADLCAEHDAAYVLMHSQGDPKTMQKNPEYNDVVEDVMGFFERQAAEAKKRGVHHLILDPGIGFGKTLEHNLKLIAHLDKFKKFGFSVLVGASRKSMIGKILDDRPTDDRITGTVALHYHALIKGANILRVHDVKEASDSIRIFNAVQSQQ is encoded by the coding sequence TTGCCTGACGATACCTCCATTTTAAGCGCATCTTCATCCCCAAAAATAATGGGGATCATCAATGCTACGCCCGACTCCTTCAGTGATGGAGGTAAATATCTGAACCATAGCCGGGCTATGGACCGCATTCACCTGATGCTTAAAAACGGGGCACAGATTATAGATGTGGGAGGGGAATCAACCCGGCCGGGAGCCGATCCGGTTTCCGAAAGTGAAGAGATAGACCGGGTTATTCCACTACTTGAAAAAGCCATCCCGGTTTTCAGCGATGCCATATTTTCTATCGACACCACTAAGTATGAGGTGGCTAAAAAAGCACTTCAGGCAGGTGCTAAAATTGTCAATGATGTGAGCGGGCTGCAAAAAGACCCCCGCCTTGCCGACCTTTGCGCTGAACATGATGCCGCATATGTTTTGATGCATTCTCAGGGTGATCCTAAGACGATGCAGAAAAACCCGGAGTACAACGATGTGGTTGAAGATGTGATGGGATTTTTCGAGCGGCAAGCTGCGGAAGCAAAAAAGAGGGGAGTCCATCATCTTATTTTAGATCCGGGAATCGGGTTCGGGAAAACGCTGGAGCACAACCTTAAATTGATTGCCCACCTTGACAAATTCAAAAAATTTGGTTTCTCTGTATTAGTTGGAGCTTCACGCAAGTCCATGATCGGTAAAATATTAGACGACCGGCCTACAGACGATCGCATAACCGGGACCGTTGCGCTGCACTACCACGCACTCATAAAAGGAGCAAATATTCTACGTGTGCATGATGTGAAGGAAGCTTCCGATTCAATTCGTATATTCAACGCAGTTCAATCCCAACAATAA
- the meaB gene encoding methylmalonyl Co-A mutase-associated GTPase MeaB, with the protein MSKQLPPASEFIEGILDGDRMLLSRAITLIESTKQEHQELAQEIIEGCLPHSGDSVRIGITGVPGVGKSTFIEAFGNYVIDEQDRNLAVLAVDPSSSKTRGSILGDKTRMETLSNHPNAYIRPTPTSGSLGGVARSTRETITLCEAAGFDTILIETVGVGQSETAVHSMVDFFLLLMLAGAGDELQGIKRGIMEMADSIVINKADSGNEDAAKRAMAEYKNALHLFPPTESGWIPKVTTCSAFHNKGIPEVWEIVDEYVRHTKAKEYFDHQRKEQANYWLNESIHQELHQAFYGDADLKSKLEACRKQVQEGKISSYKAAKDLMKEFLER; encoded by the coding sequence TTGAGTAAACAACTTCCACCCGCTTCCGAATTTATTGAAGGTATTTTAGATGGCGACCGAATGTTGCTTAGCCGTGCTATTACTTTAATCGAAAGCACCAAACAGGAGCATCAGGAACTGGCTCAGGAAATCATCGAAGGATGTCTTCCTCATTCCGGAGATTCTGTTCGAATTGGTATCACCGGTGTTCCCGGGGTTGGGAAAAGCACCTTTATTGAAGCTTTTGGCAATTATGTAATTGATGAACAGGACCGGAACTTAGCCGTTCTTGCTGTTGATCCCTCCAGCTCCAAAACGCGGGGCAGTATCCTTGGGGATAAAACACGCATGGAGACGCTATCAAATCATCCGAATGCATATATCCGCCCCACCCCCACTTCCGGCTCTCTGGGGGGCGTAGCGAGAAGCACACGGGAAACCATCACCCTTTGTGAGGCAGCAGGCTTTGACACCATCCTCATTGAAACCGTAGGTGTGGGTCAGTCAGAAACAGCTGTTCATTCCATGGTCGATTTCTTTCTATTGTTGATGCTTGCCGGTGCCGGAGATGAACTTCAGGGCATCAAGCGAGGTATCATGGAAATGGCCGACTCCATCGTTATCAACAAAGCCGACTCCGGGAATGAAGATGCTGCCAAACGCGCTATGGCTGAATACAAAAACGCCCTGCACCTCTTCCCACCTACTGAATCTGGCTGGATTCCCAAAGTAACAACCTGTTCTGCATTTCATAACAAAGGCATTCCCGAAGTTTGGGAAATTGTGGATGAGTATGTGCGCCACACCAAAGCCAAAGAGTACTTTGATCACCAACGAAAAGAACAAGCCAACTACTGGCTGAATGAAAGCATCCATCAGGAACTGCACCAGGCATTTTATGGAGATGCTGATCTCAAATCTAAACTGGAAGCCTGCCGAAAGCAGGTTCAGGAAGGAAAAATATCTTCCTACAAAGCCGCCAAAGATTTGATGAAAGAGTTTTTGGAAAGATAG
- the fdxA gene encoding ferredoxin FdxA: MPYVVTEPCIQCKYTNCAAVCPVDAFREGPNFLVIDPMECIDCDACVSECPVEAIYPDDEVPEKWEDYIDLNERLSEAWEDRIINETQDALPDADDWATKEDKLDQLVETW; this comes from the coding sequence ATGCCATACGTTGTTACTGAACCATGCATTCAATGTAAATACACTAACTGCGCAGCCGTATGTCCGGTTGATGCTTTCCGCGAAGGACCTAACTTCCTGGTTATCGACCCGATGGAATGTATTGATTGTGATGCATGCGTATCTGAATGTCCGGTAGAAGCTATTTACCCCGATGATGAAGTACCTGAAAAATGGGAAGATTACATCGACCTGAATGAAAGACTATCCGAAGCCTGGGAAGACCGCATCATCAATGAAACTCAGGATGCACTGCCCGATGCTGACGATTGGGCCACCAAAGAAGATAAGCTTGATCAGCTTGTAGAAACCTGGTAA
- a CDS encoding ectonucleotide pyrophosphatase/phosphodiesterase yields MKKLLVCALISMVLMGCIEEEKSRDAKVLLVSFDGFRYDYLSKTHTPNFDKLVETGVFSEGLIPIFPSKTFPNYYAMATGLYPENNGFIANNMYDPEMDARFTISNRDAVENPDWYEGEPIWNTVEKAGKKSGTMFWVGSETPIQDMRPTHWKRYNESMPDSARIDTVVKWLSYGNEKEVDFATLYFSFVDARGHRFGPNSPEVVEAIERADNLVGYLVESINQKGLSGKTNLMIVSDHGMAEISRDRVVILDEMINPDDLQVISYSPAMMTNVKGDNLEGVYSALKANEEHFKVYKKEDIPERYHLKNHLRVPELLLVADVGYTITTREFFEERENYPSGGTHGFDNQAKEMHALFVANGPDFKKGYTAKPFQNVHLYSLMAHLLEITPAQNDGSLDSVSVLLK; encoded by the coding sequence ATGAAAAAACTACTTGTCTGCGCTTTAATTTCGATGGTCTTAATGGGGTGCATCGAAGAAGAAAAATCAAGGGATGCAAAAGTCTTGCTTGTTTCCTTCGACGGCTTTCGGTACGACTATCTTTCCAAAACCCATACCCCAAATTTTGATAAACTCGTGGAAACCGGCGTATTTAGTGAAGGCCTGATTCCGATTTTCCCGTCAAAAACGTTTCCGAATTATTATGCTATGGCTACCGGTCTGTATCCGGAGAACAACGGCTTTATTGCCAACAATATGTACGATCCTGAGATGGATGCCCGATTTACTATTTCGAACCGGGATGCGGTAGAAAACCCCGATTGGTACGAGGGTGAGCCGATCTGGAATACGGTTGAAAAGGCTGGCAAAAAATCAGGAACCATGTTCTGGGTAGGTTCAGAAACTCCCATACAGGATATGCGCCCCACCCACTGGAAACGATATAATGAAAGCATGCCTGACTCAGCCCGTATCGACACGGTTGTAAAATGGCTCTCTTACGGCAATGAAAAAGAAGTCGATTTTGCCACGCTCTATTTCAGTTTTGTGGATGCTCGTGGTCATCGTTTCGGGCCCAATTCCCCGGAAGTGGTTGAAGCTATTGAGCGGGCGGATAATTTAGTGGGTTATCTGGTAGAATCTATAAACCAAAAAGGACTGTCCGGCAAAACGAACCTGATGATTGTATCGGACCACGGCATGGCAGAAATTTCCAGGGACCGGGTTGTGATTCTTGATGAGATGATAAACCCGGATGATCTGCAGGTTATTTCTTACAGTCCGGCGATGATGACAAATGTAAAGGGTGATAATTTAGAAGGAGTATATTCGGCATTAAAAGCCAATGAAGAGCATTTTAAAGTATATAAAAAGGAAGATATCCCTGAACGCTATCACCTGAAGAATCACCTCAGGGTACCGGAACTCTTGCTGGTTGCCGATGTGGGCTATACCATCACAACCAGGGAGTTTTTTGAGGAACGTGAGAATTATCCATCAGGAGGAACCCATGGCTTTGACAATCAGGCAAAAGAAATGCACGCTCTGTTTGTAGCCAATGGTCCTGATTTTAAAAAAGGATATACAGCAAAGCCTTTTCAGAATGTACACCTGTACTCTTTGATGGCGCATCTTTTGGAGATCACACCGGCACAAAACGATGGAAGCCTGGACAGTGTGTCGGTACTTTTAAAGTGA